In the genome of Deinococcus deserti VCD115, one region contains:
- a CDS encoding response regulator: MTASPIRVLLVEDHAFTRDGLRVAVNFEPDLRVVGEARSGEEALEVLSRTAVDVAVVDIGLPGMDGIQTAGEVRRHYPQTRVVMLTAHNLRAEVLAALASGADAYCLKSARPDLLLLAIRAAAVGSAFLDPQVAHHVLGAMRTPGVPVELSARELEVLRLIADGLGNREIGMQLEISVSSVKLHVQDLLEKLQASDRTQAAVKALRQGLL; the protein is encoded by the coding sequence ATGACGGCCTCCCCCATCCGGGTCCTGCTGGTAGAAGATCATGCGTTTACCCGGGACGGCTTACGCGTGGCGGTGAACTTCGAACCGGACCTGCGGGTGGTGGGCGAAGCGCGCAGTGGCGAGGAGGCCCTCGAGGTGCTCTCCCGCACCGCCGTGGATGTGGCCGTGGTGGACATTGGGCTGCCGGGCATGGACGGCATTCAGACGGCGGGTGAAGTGCGCAGGCATTATCCGCAGACGCGGGTGGTGATGCTCACGGCACATAACCTGCGCGCGGAGGTTCTGGCGGCCCTGGCCTCCGGGGCAGACGCCTACTGCCTGAAAAGTGCCCGGCCGGACCTGCTGCTGCTGGCCATCCGGGCGGCTGCGGTCGGCAGCGCTTTCCTGGACCCACAGGTGGCGCACCACGTGCTGGGCGCGATGCGCACGCCGGGCGTGCCGGTGGAGCTGTCGGCCCGGGAGCTGGAGGTGCTGCGTCTGATCGCCGACGGACTGGGAAACCGGGAAATTGGAATGCAGTTGGAGATCAGCGTGAGCAGCGTGAAGTTGCACGTTCAGGACCTGTTGGAAAAGCTTCAGGCGTCGGACCGGACGCAGGCGGCAGTGAAAGCGCTGCGTCAGGGCCTGCTGTGA